In Nocardioides faecalis, the following proteins share a genomic window:
- a CDS encoding class I SAM-dependent RNA methyltransferase, producing the protein MSPTPSPDRRSARSRPDRRRTGRGSQARHNRPRQERGASAVGRRFEVEVGPVAHGGHFVARAESRVIFVRHALPGERVIVEITEGTDGDRFWRGDAVEVLEASPDRVTPPCRYAGPGLCGGCDFQHVALPAQRALKAAVVAEQLRRLAGLDVAVEVEAVPGDVDGLRWRTRQRYVPLPDGGRGMRKHRSHEVVEVDECLLEAPGAPSYDVRGHTFQVAAGGFWQVHPGAPEALVGAVLEALAPQPGESVLDLYAGVGLFTRFLADAVGPDGRVASVEGDPAASRLAAANCPEVTVSPGDVGEVLAGGPAGLGDEWDTVDLVVLDPPRVGAKRAVVEQVVARAPRAVAYVACDPAALARDVAIFAEHGYRLVSLRAFDLFPMTHHVECVCLLTRK; encoded by the coding sequence ATGAGCCCCACGCCTTCACCCGACCGGCGCTCCGCGCGCTCCCGTCCCGACCGGCGCCGGACCGGCCGCGGCAGCCAGGCCCGCCACAACCGGCCGCGGCAGGAACGCGGAGCCTCCGCCGTGGGCCGGCGCTTCGAGGTCGAGGTCGGCCCGGTCGCGCACGGCGGCCACTTCGTCGCCCGCGCGGAGTCACGGGTGATCTTCGTGCGCCACGCCCTGCCCGGGGAGCGGGTGATCGTGGAGATCACCGAGGGCACCGACGGCGACCGGTTCTGGCGCGGCGACGCGGTCGAGGTCCTCGAGGCCTCACCCGACCGGGTCACCCCGCCGTGCCGCTACGCCGGCCCCGGCCTGTGCGGCGGCTGCGACTTCCAGCACGTGGCGCTGCCCGCGCAGCGCGCGCTCAAGGCCGCCGTCGTCGCCGAGCAGCTGCGCCGGCTGGCCGGCCTCGACGTCGCGGTCGAGGTCGAGGCGGTGCCCGGCGACGTCGACGGGCTGCGCTGGCGCACCCGGCAGCGGTACGTGCCGCTGCCCGACGGTGGCCGCGGGATGCGCAAGCACCGCTCGCACGAGGTCGTCGAGGTCGACGAGTGCCTGTTGGAGGCACCCGGCGCGCCGTCGTACGACGTGCGCGGGCACACCTTCCAGGTTGCGGCCGGCGGCTTCTGGCAGGTGCACCCCGGTGCTCCCGAGGCGCTGGTGGGCGCGGTGCTCGAAGCGCTGGCGCCGCAGCCGGGGGAGTCGGTGCTGGACCTGTACGCCGGGGTCGGGCTGTTCACCCGTTTCCTCGCCGACGCCGTGGGGCCCGACGGTCGGGTCGCCTCGGTGGAGGGCGACCCGGCAGCCTCCCGGCTGGCCGCGGCGAACTGTCCCGAGGTCACGGTAAGTCCCGGTGACGTCGGCGAGGTGCTCGCCGGCGGCCCGGCAGGCCTCGGCGACGAGTGGGACACCGTCGACCTGGTCGTGCTCGACCCGCCCCGGGTCGGCGCCAAGCGGGCCGTGGTCGAGCAGGTCGTCGCCCGCGCCCCGCGCGCGGTCGCCTATGTCGCCTGCGACCCCGCCGCGCTGGCCCGCGACGTCGCGATCTTCGCCGAGCACGGCTACCGGCTGGTCTCGCTGCGCGCCTTCGACCTGTTCCCGATGACGCACCACGTTGAGTGCGTATGTCTGCTGACAAGAAAATAA
- a CDS encoding APC family permease → MGVGDVSKRILLGRKLRSAQLGETLLPKRIALPVFASDALSSVAYAPDEVFIMLAVAGVTQYVWSWKIAIAVALVMAAVIASYRQTVHAYPSGGGDYEVAKVNLGRNAGITVGSALLVDYVLTVAVSISSGSQYAAAAIPALQHHEVTVATVAVVLLMAVNLRGIRESGRVFAVPTYLFMFAIFVMCGFGFVELAFGTLPQVESADLDITPEPGWDEPLTTFGLMILLARAFSSGCAALTGVEAISNGVPAFRRPKSRNAATTLLLLGLIAITMIVSVIVLAKQMGIRYVDPHHLDRLTRDGEPVGPGYDQHTVIAQIARAVFHDFSPGFYFTVTVTGIILVLAANTAFNGFPVLGSILAKDGLAPRALGARGDRLAYSNGIVFLAVMAIALIWIFDAQTTRLIQLYIVGVFVSFNLSQLGMIRHWTRALQTERDPAQRRRMVRARVINAIGLGFTAVVLVVVLLTKFTQGAWITVLAMALFFTVMRAIRAHYESVEAELAADEEDKVLPTRVHAIVLVSKLHKPTLRALAFAKATRPNALEGVYVSVDDAETDRLLAEWDQRNTGVPLRVLHSPYREVVKPIVEYAAAIRRANPRGVVAVYIPEYVVGRWWEQLLHNQTALRLKGRLLFSPGVMVISVPFQLRSSEIARERGEREESRVRPGDLRRGRVAERSGRKPQP, encoded by the coding sequence GTGGGTGTCGGCGATGTCTCCAAGCGCATCCTGCTGGGCCGCAAGCTCCGCAGCGCTCAGCTGGGGGAGACGTTGCTCCCGAAGCGCATCGCGTTGCCGGTCTTCGCCAGCGACGCGCTCTCCTCGGTGGCCTACGCCCCCGACGAGGTCTTCATCATGCTCGCGGTCGCCGGTGTCACGCAGTACGTGTGGTCCTGGAAGATCGCGATCGCCGTCGCCCTGGTGATGGCCGCGGTCATCGCGTCGTACCGCCAGACGGTGCACGCCTACCCCTCGGGCGGCGGCGACTACGAGGTGGCGAAGGTCAACCTCGGTCGCAACGCCGGGATCACGGTGGGCAGCGCGCTGCTGGTCGACTACGTGCTGACGGTGGCGGTGTCGATCTCCTCGGGGTCGCAGTACGCCGCGGCCGCGATCCCCGCGCTGCAGCACCACGAGGTGACCGTCGCCACCGTCGCGGTGGTGCTGCTGATGGCGGTGAACCTTCGCGGGATCCGGGAGTCGGGTCGTGTGTTCGCCGTGCCGACGTACCTGTTCATGTTCGCGATCTTCGTGATGTGCGGCTTCGGCTTCGTCGAGCTCGCCTTCGGCACGCTGCCGCAGGTGGAGAGCGCCGACCTCGACATCACCCCCGAGCCCGGCTGGGACGAGCCGCTGACCACCTTCGGGCTGATGATCCTGCTGGCCCGAGCCTTCTCCTCGGGGTGTGCCGCGCTGACCGGGGTGGAGGCGATCTCCAACGGCGTGCCCGCCTTCCGGCGCCCGAAGAGCCGCAACGCCGCCACCACGCTGCTGCTGCTGGGACTGATCGCGATCACGATGATCGTCAGCGTCATCGTGCTGGCCAAGCAGATGGGGATCCGCTACGTCGACCCGCACCACCTGGACCGGCTCACCCGCGACGGCGAGCCGGTGGGCCCCGGCTACGACCAGCACACCGTGATCGCGCAGATCGCGCGGGCGGTGTTCCACGACTTCAGCCCCGGCTTCTACTTCACCGTCACGGTCACCGGGATCATCCTGGTGCTCGCCGCCAACACCGCGTTCAACGGCTTCCCGGTGCTCGGCTCGATCCTGGCCAAGGACGGCCTCGCGCCCCGGGCGCTGGGCGCACGCGGCGACCGGCTCGCCTACAGCAACGGCATCGTGTTCCTCGCGGTGATGGCGATCGCGCTGATCTGGATCTTCGACGCCCAGACCACGCGGCTCATCCAGCTCTACATCGTCGGTGTGTTCGTCTCGTTCAACCTCAGCCAGCTCGGGATGATCCGGCACTGGACACGCGCGCTGCAGACCGAGCGCGACCCGGCCCAACGGCGCCGGATGGTGCGCGCCCGGGTGATCAACGCGATCGGGCTGGGCTTCACCGCCGTCGTCCTCGTCGTCGTGCTCCTCACCAAGTTCACCCAGGGCGCCTGGATCACGGTGTTGGCGATGGCTCTCTTCTTCACGGTCATGCGCGCCATCCGCGCCCACTACGAGAGCGTGGAGGCCGAGCTCGCCGCCGACGAGGAGGACAAGGTGCTCCCCACCCGGGTGCACGCCATCGTCCTGGTCTCCAAGCTGCACAAGCCGACCCTGCGCGCACTGGCGTTCGCGAAGGCGACCCGGCCCAACGCGCTCGAGGGCGTCTACGTCTCCGTCGACGACGCCGAGACCGACCGGCTGCTCGCCGAGTGGGACCAGCGCAACACCGGCGTCCCGCTGCGGGTGCTGCACTCGCCGTACCGCGAGGTGGTCAAGCCGATCGTGGAGTACGCCGCCGCGATCCGCCGGGCCAACCCGCGCGGGGTGGTCGCGGTCTACATCCCCGAGTACGTCGTCGGGCGCTGGTGGGAGCAGCTGCTGCACAACCAGACCGCGCTGCGGCTCAAGGGCCGGCTGCTGTTCAGCCCCGGCGTCATGGTGATCTCGGTGCCGTTCCAGCTGCGCTCCTCCGAGATCGCGCGTGAGCGCGGGGAGCGCGAGGAGTCCCGGGTGCGCCCCGGCGACCTGCGCCGCGGACGCGTGGCGGAGCGCTCGGGCCGGAAGCCGCAGCCATGA
- a CDS encoding potassium channel family protein: MHVVIMGCGRVGSTLARSLEDRNHTVSIIDSEPDSFRRLGPGFNGDKIPGIGFDQEVLEKAGIRRADAFAAVSSGDNSNIIAARVARETFGIAQVVARIYDPGRAEVYQRLGITTVATVKWTADQVLRRILPAGAEPDFRDPSGTIRVEHVLTPESWVGARVGQLQEEGRLRVAWIDRLGEGMLPDRDSVIQEGDLLHLVTHEAHADHSYQVLNHGPERRGQ, encoded by the coding sequence GTGCACGTCGTGATCATGGGATGTGGCCGCGTCGGCTCGACCCTGGCCCGGAGCCTCGAGGACCGTAACCACACGGTCTCCATCATCGACTCCGAACCAGACTCCTTCCGGCGCCTGGGCCCGGGGTTCAACGGGGACAAGATCCCCGGCATCGGCTTCGACCAGGAGGTGCTGGAGAAGGCCGGGATCCGTCGGGCGGACGCCTTCGCCGCCGTCTCCAGCGGTGACAACTCCAACATCATCGCCGCGCGGGTCGCCCGGGAGACCTTCGGCATCGCCCAGGTCGTCGCCCGCATCTACGACCCCGGCCGCGCCGAGGTCTACCAGCGCCTCGGGATCACCACGGTGGCCACCGTCAAGTGGACCGCCGACCAGGTGCTGCGCCGCATCCTGCCCGCCGGTGCGGAGCCGGACTTCCGCGACCCCTCGGGCACCATCCGCGTCGAGCACGTGCTGACCCCCGAGAGCTGGGTCGGCGCCCGCGTCGGCCAGCTGCAGGAGGAGGGCCGGCTGCGGGTGGCGTGGATCGACCGTCTCGGCGAGGGGATGCTGCCCGACCGCGACAGCGTCATCCAGGAGGGCGACCTGCTCCACCTGGTGACCCACGAGGCGCACGCGGACCACTCCTACCAGGTGCTCAACCACGGACCCGAACGACGGGGACAGTGA
- a CDS encoding CatA-like O-acetyltransferase, family 2, with protein MARKIHPKDTTRNMAYELWMKAPNPMVTFFKTLDVTNIVKVSKKKNMKFNMLLDYCIGNAAASVKEFYILPVGDKLMQYDTIAVNTIVKNKNDEVSSCDIMQTDDLTVFNQEYLEYTTQVAKTCQDRDLSEDSMVIGTSAIVDTEIDGAVGMNSGIFNNPFIIWGKYRKKLFRYELPISFQFHHAQMDGAHAGRFLANLQKEINELK; from the coding sequence ATGGCGAGAAAAATTCACCCAAAAGACACAACAAGAAATATGGCATATGAACTTTGGATGAAAGCGCCAAATCCGATGGTTACTTTCTTCAAAACTTTAGATGTAACAAATATTGTCAAAGTCAGTAAGAAAAAGAATATGAAGTTCAATATGCTTCTGGATTATTGCATTGGAAATGCGGCCGCAAGTGTAAAAGAATTTTATATACTTCCGGTTGGCGACAAACTTATGCAGTATGACACAATTGCGGTAAACACTATTGTGAAAAATAAGAATGATGAAGTAAGTTCTTGTGATATTATGCAAACAGATGATTTAACTGTTTTCAATCAGGAGTATTTGGAATACACAACACAAGTTGCCAAAACTTGCCAGGACAGAGATTTGTCCGAAGATAGTATGGTTATTGGCACATCAGCAATTGTTGATACTGAAATTGATGGTGCTGTTGGTATGAATAGTGGAATTTTTAATAACCCATTTATAATCTGGGGGAAATATAGAAAGAAACTATTTAGATATGAATTACCAATTTCGTTTCAGTTCCACCATGCGCAAATGGATGGAGCGCATGCGGGAAGATTTTTAGCAAATCTGCAGAAAGAGATTAACGAGCTGAAATAA
- a CDS encoding OB-fold nucleic acid binding domain-containing protein has translation MGTKSRLRRTISRWASSEEAEARDLRKTYTGAGVVTVAEAPDREKVRLRGTLRTVTLRPRGGVPALEAELYDGTGTVTVIWLGRRRIAGIGPGRGIEVSGRIGMHDGVRVLYNPRYELL, from the coding sequence ATGGGGACCAAGAGCCGCTTGCGGCGCACGATCAGCCGGTGGGCGAGCTCTGAGGAGGCCGAGGCGCGCGACCTGCGCAAGACCTACACCGGGGCCGGCGTGGTCACGGTCGCCGAGGCGCCCGACCGCGAGAAGGTCCGGCTGCGCGGGACCCTGCGCACCGTCACCCTCCGTCCCCGCGGCGGCGTCCCCGCCCTCGAGGCGGAGCTGTACGACGGCACCGGCACCGTCACCGTGATCTGGCTCGGACGCCGGCGGATCGCCGGCATCGGCCCGGGCCGCGGCATCGAGGTGTCCGGACGCATCGGCATGCACGACGGCGTCCGGGTGCTCTACAACCCCAGATACGAGCTGCTGTGA
- a CDS encoding DUF3159 domain-containing protein: protein MSDRPDPTESTEPTAAAPVGVETVEALVRHQLATALGGRRGMLEAGVPGIVFTVLWLSTKELQWALVASLVVAGAALLLRLVQRSTTQFVLNAIFGIGIGWVFVRWAESSGGSESDQALAFFLPGILISLGYTIVLGASCLAGWPMLGFMLGGVTGDPTAWHDDRQVVRLCSRLTWVMLAPGAIGVLLQGPVWLLGRNDVIDPDFAVVLILVLRTGLGWVLRIGSWSAMIWLLARNATPLEALDAREADPEEPAGPRPA from the coding sequence GTGAGCGATCGCCCCGACCCGACCGAGTCCACCGAGCCCACCGCGGCGGCACCCGTCGGGGTCGAGACCGTCGAGGCGCTGGTGCGCCACCAGCTCGCCACCGCCCTGGGCGGGCGGCGCGGCATGCTCGAGGCGGGGGTGCCCGGCATCGTGTTCACGGTGCTGTGGCTGAGCACCAAGGAGCTGCAGTGGGCGCTGGTCGCGAGCCTCGTGGTCGCCGGCGCCGCGCTGCTGCTGCGTCTCGTGCAGCGCAGCACCACCCAGTTCGTGCTCAACGCGATCTTCGGGATCGGCATCGGCTGGGTGTTCGTGCGCTGGGCGGAGAGCTCGGGAGGCTCGGAGAGCGACCAGGCGCTGGCGTTCTTCCTGCCCGGGATCTTGATCAGCCTCGGCTACACCATCGTGCTGGGCGCCAGCTGCCTGGCGGGCTGGCCCATGCTCGGGTTCATGCTCGGCGGCGTCACCGGCGACCCCACCGCCTGGCACGACGACCGGCAGGTGGTGCGGCTGTGCAGCCGGCTGACCTGGGTGATGCTGGCCCCCGGCGCGATCGGCGTGCTGCTCCAAGGGCCGGTGTGGCTGCTGGGGCGCAACGACGTCATCGACCCCGATTTCGCGGTCGTGCTGATCTTGGTGCTGCGCACCGGGCTGGGCTGGGTGCTCCGGATCGGCTCGTGGTCGGCGATGATCTGGCTGCTGGCGCGCAACGCGACCCCGCTGGAGGCCCTGGACGCCCGTGAGGCCGACCCGGAGGAGCCCGCCGGGCCCCGTCCCGCCTGA
- a CDS encoding GNAT family N-acetyltransferase: MPSIVELLTDDPLGAGRDGAEGAEGLQTYVRAFEAIDADAAHLLLVAESDGMVVATMQLTFIPGLARRGALRAQIEAVRVHADLRSSGLGRAMFTWAIAEAKRRGCGLVQLTSDKQRPEAHRFYSGLGFIASHEGFKLAL; this comes from the coding sequence GTGCCGAGCATCGTCGAGCTCTTGACCGACGACCCGCTGGGCGCGGGGCGAGACGGAGCAGAGGGCGCGGAGGGGCTCCAGACGTATGTCCGGGCCTTCGAGGCTATCGACGCAGACGCAGCACATCTCCTGCTGGTGGCAGAGTCCGACGGCATGGTCGTGGCGACGATGCAGCTGACCTTCATTCCCGGGCTCGCTCGCCGCGGCGCGCTACGGGCCCAAATCGAGGCGGTTCGGGTCCACGCCGACCTGCGGAGCAGCGGTCTGGGCCGGGCCATGTTCACCTGGGCCATCGCCGAGGCCAAGCGCCGCGGCTGCGGCCTGGTCCAGCTCACCAGCGACAAGCAGCGTCCCGAGGCGCACCGCTTCTACTCCGGGCTCGGCTTCATCGCCTCCCATGAGGGCTTCAAGCTGGCGCTGTAG
- a CDS encoding potassium channel family protein, translating to MRVAIAGAGAVGRSIARELIENGHEVLLIDKSPSAIRPERVPDAEWLLADSCELSSLEEARLDRCDVVIAATGDDKANLVTSLLAKTEFGVPRTVGRVNHPNNEWLFTEAWGVDVNVSTPRIMSALVEEAVTVGDLVRLFTFRQGNANLVEMTMPADSPYVGKPSGLIPLPDNCALVTILRDGQVYVPTAEQPVESGDELLFVVPAEAEDELEQLLAPSTHPAKPHPPKTH from the coding sequence ATGAGGGTCGCCATCGCCGGAGCAGGTGCCGTGGGTCGCTCGATCGCTCGCGAGCTGATCGAGAACGGCCACGAGGTGCTGCTCATCGACAAGTCCCCCAGCGCGATCCGCCCCGAGCGGGTGCCGGACGCGGAGTGGCTGCTGGCCGACTCCTGCGAGCTCTCCTCGCTGGAGGAGGCGCGCCTGGACCGCTGCGACGTCGTCATCGCCGCCACCGGCGACGACAAGGCCAACCTGGTCACGTCGCTGCTGGCCAAGACCGAGTTCGGTGTGCCGCGCACGGTGGGCCGGGTGAACCACCCGAACAACGAGTGGTTGTTCACCGAGGCGTGGGGGGTCGACGTCAACGTCTCGACCCCGCGGATCATGTCGGCGCTCGTCGAGGAGGCCGTCACCGTGGGTGACCTCGTCCGGCTGTTCACCTTCCGCCAGGGCAACGCCAACCTGGTGGAGATGACGATGCCGGCCGACTCGCCGTACGTGGGCAAGCCCTCGGGGCTGATCCCGCTGCCGGACAACTGTGCGCTGGTCACCATCCTGCGCGACGGGCAGGTGTACGTGCCGACAGCCGAGCAACCGGTGGAGTCCGGCGACGAGCTGCTGTTCGTGGTGCCCGCCGAGGCAGAGGACGAGCTCGAGCAGCTGCTCGCGCCCTCCACGCACCCTGCGAAGCCGCACCCCCCGAAGACGCACTGA